A single Equus asinus isolate D_3611 breed Donkey chromosome 21, EquAss-T2T_v2, whole genome shotgun sequence DNA region contains:
- the CSRNP1 gene encoding cysteine/serine-rich nuclear protein 1, which produces MTGLLKRKFDQLDEDDSSLCSSSSSVSSSGCHSRSCSPNSSVSPAWDSDEEGPWDQMPLPGRDFCGPQSFTPLSILKRAPRKRPGRVAFDGITVFYFPRCQGFTSVPSRGGCTLGMAPHHSACRRFSLAEFTQEQARARHEKLRLRLKEEKLEVLQWKLAEAGVPETEASPPLTVDAIDDASVEEDLAVAVAGGRLEEMTFLQPYPARQRRALLRAAGVRRIDREEKRELQALRRSREDCGCRCDRVCDPETCSCSLAGIKCQMDHTAFPCGCCREGCENPKGRVEFNQARVQTHFIHTLTRLQLEQGAESLGELEAPAPGGPPSPDEPVLAPTFPLAKPPVSSELGDNSCSSDMTDSSTASGTSEAPDGPTHPALPGPGFPPSVDDDSLARILSFSDSDLGGEEEEEEEGGVGSLDNLSCFHPADIFGTGDPGGLASWTHSCYSSSLTSSILDENANLDASCFLNSGLEGLGEGSLPGTSGLPSTDAGQSSSVDLSLSSCDSFELLQALPDYSLGPYSTSRKVSDSLDNLEAPHFLLPAFSPPGDASTCFLESIMGLSEPAAEALAPFTDSQLFEDAAPASLVEPVPV; this is translated from the exons AtgactgggctgctgaagaggaagtTTGACCAGCTGGACGAGGAcgactcctctctctgctcctcctcctcctctgtgtccTCCTCGGGCTGCCACTCTCGCTCCTGCTCCCCGAACTCCTCAGTCTCCCCAGCCTGGGACTCGGATGAGGAGGGCCCCTGGGATCAGATGCCCCTGCCTGGCCGTGACTTCTGTGGCCCCCAAAGTTTCACCC CCCTGTCCATCCTGAAGCGGGCTCCCCGCAAGCGCCCGGGCCGCGTAGCCTTCGATGGCATCACTGTCTTCTACTTTCCTCGGTGCCAGGGCTTCACCAGCGTGCCCAGCCGTGGCGGCTGCACTCTGGGTATGGCCCCTCACCACAGTGCCTGCCGCCGCTTCTCCTTGGCTGAGTTTACGCAGGAGCAAGCCCGCGCCCGGCACGAGAAGCTCCGCCTACGCTTGAAGGAGGAAAAGCTGGAGGTGCTGCAGTGGAAG CTTGCAGAGGCTGGCGTACCTGAGACGGAGGCCAGCCCACCACTTACAGTGGACGCCATTGATGACGCCTCTGTAGAGGAGGACTTGGCAGTGGCCGTGGCAGGTGGCCGGTTGGAGGAAATGACCTTCCTACAGCCCTATCCAGCCCGGCAGCGGCGGGCCCTGCTACGGGCCGCCGGTGTGCGGAGGATCGATCGTGAGGAGAAGCGGGAGCTGCAGGCTCTGCGCCGATCCCGAGAGGATTGTGGCTGTCGCTGCGATAGGGTCTGCGACCCTGAGACCTGCAGCTGCAGCCTAGCAGGCATCAAGTGCCAG ATGGACCACACAGCATTCCCCTGTGGCTGCTGCAGGGAGGGCTGTGAGAACCCCAAGGGCCGTGTGGAATTTAATCAGGCACGAGTTCAGACCCATTTCATCCACACGCTTACCCGTCTGCAGCTGGAGCAGGGGGCTGAGAGCCTTGGGGAGCTGGAGGCCCCTGCCCCGGGGGGCCCACCTAGCCCTGATGAGCCTGTCTTGGCCCCCACTTTCCCACTGGCCAAGCCCCCTGTGAGCAGCGAGCTAGGAGACAACAGCTGCAGCAGCGACATGACCGACTCCTCCACAGCATCAGGCACCAGCGAGGCCCCTGACGGCCCCACCCACCcggccctgcctggccctggctTCCCGCCTAGCGTGGATGATGACAGCTTGGCTCGAATCCTGAGTTTCAGTGACTCTGACctgggtggagaggaggaggaggaagaggaagggggagtGGGGAGCCTCGACAACCTCAGCTGCTTCCACCCGGCTGACATCTTTGGTACTGGTGACCCTGGTGGCCTGGCCAGCTGGACCCACAGCTGTTACAGTTCTAGCCTCACATCAAGCATCCTGGATGAAAACGCCAACCTGGATGCCAGCTGCTTCCTAAACAGTGGCCTTGAAGGATTGGGAGAAGGCAGCCTCCCTGGCACCTCAGGGCTGCCCAGCACGGACGCCGGCCAGAGCAGCTCAGTAGACCTCAGCTTGTCTTCCTGCGACTCCTTTGAACTGCTCCAGGCCCTGCCAGACTATAGTCTGGGGCCTTACTCCACCTCCCGGAAGGTGTCTGACAGCCTGGACAACCTTGAGGCACCCCATTTCCTCTTGCCTGCCTTTTCTCCGCCTGGGGATGCCAGCACTTGCTTCCTGGAGTCCATCATGGGCTTGTCCGAGCCAGCTGCCGAGGCCCTGGCTCCCTTCACGGACAGCCAGTTGTTTgaggacgctgccccagcatctCTGGTAGAGCCGGTGCCCGTGTGA